A genomic window from Pseudomonas alcaligenes includes:
- the desA gene encoding delta-9 fatty acid desaturase DesA: protein MWYNGLLDLSPWQLVAVTLVLTHITIVSVTVYLHRYSAHRALELHPALKHFFRFWLWLTTGQNTREWTAIHRKHHAKCETVDDPHSPVIKGLSTVLRKGAELYQEEARNEETLRIYGKNCPDDWIERNVYSRYPIGGVTLMAIIDLALFGVLGMTVWAIQMMWIPVWAAGVINGLGHAIGYRNFECRDAATNLVPWGILIGGEELHNNHHTYPNSAKLSVKKWEFDLGWAWIQLFSFLGMAKVQRVAPIAHRVEGKRSLDMDTAMAILNNRFQIMAQYRKLVIKPLVQQELAKADASARHLFRRAKRLLSRETSLLDERHQARIAAMLEQSQALKVIYEKRIALQQIWVKTSSNGHDMLEAIKQWVHEAEASGIQSLRDFAEQLKTYSLRPATA, encoded by the coding sequence ATGTGGTACAACGGTTTACTCGACCTGTCGCCCTGGCAACTGGTGGCGGTCACCCTGGTGCTGACCCATATCACCATCGTCAGCGTCACCGTCTACCTGCACCGCTACTCCGCGCATCGCGCGCTGGAGCTGCACCCGGCACTCAAGCACTTCTTCCGCTTCTGGCTGTGGCTGACCACCGGCCAGAACACCCGCGAGTGGACCGCCATCCACCGCAAGCACCACGCCAAGTGCGAAACCGTCGATGACCCGCACAGCCCGGTGATCAAGGGCCTGAGCACCGTGCTGCGCAAGGGCGCCGAGCTGTACCAGGAAGAGGCGCGCAACGAAGAAACCCTGCGCATCTACGGCAAGAACTGCCCGGATGACTGGATCGAGCGCAATGTCTACAGCCGCTACCCGATCGGCGGCGTGACCCTGATGGCGATCATCGACCTGGCCCTGTTCGGCGTGCTCGGCATGACCGTATGGGCGATCCAGATGATGTGGATCCCGGTGTGGGCGGCGGGCGTGATCAACGGTCTCGGCCATGCCATCGGCTACCGCAACTTCGAGTGCCGCGACGCCGCCACCAACCTGGTGCCCTGGGGCATCCTGATCGGCGGCGAGGAGCTGCACAACAACCACCACACCTACCCGAACAGCGCCAAGCTGTCGGTGAAGAAGTGGGAGTTCGACCTGGGCTGGGCCTGGATTCAGCTGTTCAGCTTCCTTGGCATGGCCAAGGTGCAGCGCGTGGCACCGATTGCCCACCGCGTCGAGGGCAAGCGCAGCCTGGACATGGACACCGCCATGGCCATCCTCAACAACCGCTTCCAGATCATGGCGCAGTACCGCAAGCTGGTGATCAAGCCGCTGGTGCAGCAGGAGCTGGCCAAGGCCGATGCCTCGGCCCGCCACCTGTTCCGCCGCGCCAAGCGCCTGCTGTCGCGCGAGACCAGCCTGCTCGACGAGCGCCACCAGGCGCGCATCGCCGCCATGCTGGAGCAGAGCCAGGCGCTCAAGGTGATCTACGAGAAGCGCATCGCCTTGCAGCAGATCTGGGTCAAGACCAGCAGCAACGGCCACGACATGCTCGAAGCGATCAAGCAGTGGGTGCACGAGGCCGAGGCCAGCGGCATCCAGTCGCTGCGTGACTTCGCCGAGCAGCTCAAGACCTACTCGCTGCGTCCGGCCACGGCCTGA
- a CDS encoding CARDB domain-containing protein yields MQRTLTPLFLGLLLAGAAQADDTYAPDNVTPSTLLSGIKKIEVKQTGAVPAIRVQSDGTSYTTVVPGQQVVWQASSHVECRGVRKIDRLIWWLNDNTQVGPRSYFAAHKRVVEKELIGSKSKHNSHSDSGSLSVPVGAKLANAAKQACNAYLKAEQGKGRDLKQILAQDKRLPATDKPLLAGVVFLQCNGLEDKAAHAWQHVKVETICEGYDFPAVAPKPQGMDLAAAFALEAPKVKVEPTPYSGSCPVTLKAEGTLKGNQGQKQVQYRWAHNGGLGPVYTTTLNTSGWRSVSTQLKDIGKAGGGNLKLAQPKPQAQQGGLPLKAHADNVHSGQVELRVLPVGEQDWSKAKRASAAYKVTCKEAPKPAPDQLSAPQPRPAQIDLSYAPGLTIGSTTGQWGGSLQVDASQAGRQREGRCELRLVYDVMNLGKAAAGAFVSRVREDQQLLHHAAIAGLGGSAQHRVSGLIYLDNGTHLLNLSVDDQQQVGESNESNNKARVTVEVRNCGQTQPGRAPLRAPVLPQ; encoded by the coding sequence ATGCAACGTACCCTCACCCCCCTGTTCCTCGGCCTGCTCCTGGCAGGTGCCGCCCAGGCCGACGATACCTACGCCCCCGACAACGTCACCCCCAGCACCCTGCTGTCCGGCATCAAGAAGATCGAGGTCAAGCAGACCGGCGCCGTACCGGCCATCCGCGTGCAGTCCGACGGCACCAGCTACACCACGGTGGTGCCCGGTCAGCAGGTGGTCTGGCAGGCCAGCAGCCATGTCGAGTGCCGTGGCGTGCGCAAGATCGACCGGCTGATCTGGTGGCTCAACGACAACACCCAGGTCGGCCCGCGCAGCTATTTCGCGGCGCACAAGCGGGTGGTCGAGAAGGAGCTGATCGGCAGCAAGTCCAAGCACAACTCGCACAGCGACAGTGGCAGCCTGAGCGTGCCGGTGGGCGCCAAACTGGCCAACGCGGCCAAGCAGGCCTGCAACGCCTACCTCAAGGCCGAGCAGGGCAAGGGCCGCGACCTCAAGCAGATCCTGGCCCAGGACAAGCGCCTGCCGGCGACCGACAAGCCGCTGCTGGCCGGGGTGGTGTTCCTCCAGTGCAACGGCCTGGAGGACAAGGCCGCGCATGCCTGGCAGCACGTCAAGGTCGAGACGATCTGCGAGGGTTACGACTTCCCGGCGGTCGCACCCAAGCCGCAGGGCATGGACCTGGCCGCTGCCTTCGCCCTGGAGGCGCCCAAGGTCAAGGTCGAGCCGACGCCCTATAGCGGCAGCTGCCCGGTCACCCTCAAGGCCGAGGGCACGCTCAAGGGCAATCAGGGGCAGAAGCAGGTGCAGTACCGCTGGGCGCACAACGGCGGTTTAGGCCCGGTCTACACCACCACCCTCAATACCAGCGGCTGGCGCAGTGTTAGCACCCAGCTCAAGGACATCGGCAAGGCCGGCGGGGGCAACCTCAAGCTGGCCCAGCCCAAGCCGCAGGCGCAGCAAGGCGGCCTGCCGCTCAAGGCGCACGCCGACAACGTGCACAGTGGCCAGGTCGAGCTGCGCGTGCTGCCGGTCGGCGAGCAGGACTGGAGCAAGGCCAAGCGCGCCAGCGCCGCCTACAAGGTGACCTGCAAGGAAGCGCCGAAGCCGGCCCCGGATCAGCTGAGCGCCCCGCAACCCAGGCCGGCGCAGATCGACCTGTCCTACGCGCCCGGGCTCACCATCGGCAGCACCACCGGCCAGTGGGGTGGCAGCCTTCAGGTCGACGCCAGCCAGGCGGGTCGGCAACGCGAGGGGCGCTGCGAGCTGCGCCTGGTCTACGATGTGATGAACCTGGGCAAGGCCGCGGCCGGCGCCTTCGTCAGCCGTGTGCGCGAGGACCAGCAGCTGCTGCACCACGCGGCCATTGCCGGGTTGGGCGGTAGCGCGCAACACCGGGTGTCCGGCCTGATCTACCTGGACAACGGCACGCACCTGCTGAATCTGTCGGTCGATGACCAGCAGCAGGTTGGGGAAAGCAACGAGAGCAATAACAAAGCACGGGTCACGGTAGAAGTGCGCAACTGTGGCCAAACCCAACCCGGCCGGGCGCCGCTGCGCGCTCCGGTCCTGCCCCAGTGA